TTGAAAGGTTTTGATCATAAATTAATTGATCAATCGACTTCTGAAATTGTGGGTACCGCGCAACGTACAGGTGCGCGTGTTGCCGGTCCGATCCCTCTTCCGACGAAAATTGAAAAATATTGTGTTCTGCGAAGTCCTCATGTGGACAAACGCTCGCAGGAACAATTCGAAATTCGTACGCACAATCGGTTGCTTGATATTATTGAGCCGACGCAACAAACGGTCGATGCGCTTATGAAGTTGGAGCTTGCGTCAGGTGTTGATGTTGAAATTAAAATGATTTAACCAAAGGATATAATGATGTTTGGCTTGCTTGCAAAAAAAAGAGGAATGACACAAATTTTTGATGCTGACGGAAACATCGTTCCCGTCACGGTGCTTGAGGCTGGGCCATGTGTTGTCATTTCCCGTAAAAACAAACAGCATGATGGTTATAGCGCTTTGCAACTTGCGTTTGAACCGT
This genomic interval from Deltaproteobacteria bacterium RIFCSPHIGHO2_02_FULL_44_16 contains the following:
- a CDS encoding 30S ribosomal protein S10, with translation MTTKYEKSQKIRIRLKGFDHKLIDQSTSEIVGTAQRTGARVAGPIPLPTKIEKYCVLRSPHVDKRSQEQFEIRTHNRLLDIIEPTQQTVDALMKLELASGVDVEIKMI